The following are from one region of the Cloacibacterium sp. TD35 genome:
- the recQ gene encoding DNA helicase RecQ: MKTKHEDLTSALKKYFGFSTFKGRQEEIISTLLSGNDVFVLMPTGGGKSLCYQLPALLSEGTAIVVSPLIALMKNQVDAINGISAEEGVGHVLNSSLNKTQTKQVFDDIKSGKTKLLYVAPESLVKEEYLNFLKEIKISFVAIDEAHCISEWGHDFRPEYRNLKLIIDKIAKVPVIALTATATPKVQDDIQKTLGMNNAKVFKDSFNRPNLYYEIRPKVNVDREIVKFINLHKGKSGIVYCLSRRKVEEFAQLLQVNGINALPYHAGLDQKTRVANQDKFLMEEADVIVATIAFGMGIDKPDVRFVIHYDIPKSLESYYQETGRAGRDGGEGHCLAFYDPKDIEKLEKFLAQKPVSEREIGLQLLNEVVGYAETSMSRRQYLLYYFGEEFDPIHGDGAKMDDNSVNPPKLKDASKDLKKVLEIVKDLEEKFRTKDLISIISGKESATTKAYKLENSKHFGIGKAENDNYWKSIIRQATVQGYLTKDIETYGVLKLSDKAKKFLSGKETPEFLIAEDREYDLAAIADAEQVQVQAGGGLDQNLFAQLKELRKKVAKKHGIPPYTVFMDPSLEDMTVQYPITVDEIAKVYGVGEGKAKKYGKEFAEFIAKYVEDNNIERTQDMVLKTVANKSSHKVFIIQNTDKKIDLEDIAKAKHLSMDDLLSEMESIVYQGTKLNIDYYIEENFDEDIVDDFMDFMKESESDSMKVLLAEFGDDLTDEEVRMLRIKFISDVAN; this comes from the coding sequence ATGAAGACTAAACATGAAGATTTAACAAGTGCACTAAAAAAATATTTCGGATTTTCTACTTTTAAGGGAAGACAAGAAGAAATTATTTCCACATTATTGAGTGGTAATGATGTTTTCGTATTGATGCCAACTGGCGGTGGTAAATCGTTGTGTTACCAACTTCCTGCACTTCTTTCAGAAGGAACTGCCATAGTAGTTTCTCCTCTGATTGCTTTAATGAAAAACCAAGTAGATGCCATTAATGGTATCTCTGCCGAAGAAGGAGTAGGTCATGTCCTGAATTCTTCTCTCAATAAAACCCAAACAAAACAAGTTTTTGATGATATCAAAAGCGGGAAAACCAAGTTGCTCTATGTAGCTCCAGAAAGTTTAGTAAAAGAAGAATATCTTAATTTTTTGAAAGAAATAAAAATTTCTTTCGTAGCGATAGACGAAGCCCACTGTATTTCGGAATGGGGGCATGATTTCCGTCCAGAATATAGAAATCTCAAATTAATTATTGATAAAATTGCAAAAGTTCCAGTTATTGCTCTTACTGCTACTGCAACCCCTAAAGTTCAAGATGATATTCAAAAAACTTTGGGTATGAACAATGCAAAGGTTTTTAAAGACAGCTTTAATAGACCCAATCTTTACTACGAAATTCGCCCTAAAGTAAACGTAGATAGAGAAATTGTAAAATTTATCAATCTACACAAAGGTAAATCAGGGATTGTCTATTGTTTAAGCCGAAGAAAAGTAGAAGAATTTGCCCAATTACTTCAAGTTAATGGGATTAATGCACTGCCTTATCACGCTGGTCTTGACCAAAAAACTAGAGTAGCAAATCAAGATAAATTCTTGATGGAAGAAGCAGATGTAATTGTGGCTACCATAGCTTTCGGAATGGGAATAGACAAGCCAGATGTAAGATTTGTGATTCATTATGATATACCGAAATCTCTCGAAAGTTATTACCAAGAAACTGGTAGAGCTGGTAGAGATGGTGGAGAAGGTCATTGTCTTGCTTTTTATGACCCAAAAGACATTGAAAAATTAGAAAAATTCTTAGCTCAAAAACCAGTTTCTGAACGTGAAATAGGTCTTCAACTGTTGAATGAAGTTGTAGGTTACGCCGAAACTTCTATGAGCAGAAGACAATATTTACTGTATTATTTCGGAGAAGAATTTGACCCAATTCATGGTGATGGTGCTAAAATGGATGACAATTCTGTAAATCCACCAAAATTGAAAGACGCTTCTAAAGATTTGAAAAAAGTTTTAGAAATCGTAAAAGATTTAGAAGAAAAATTCAGAACCAAAGATCTTATTTCGATTATTTCAGGTAAGGAATCTGCAACTACCAAAGCTTACAAATTAGAGAACTCTAAACATTTCGGAATTGGTAAAGCAGAAAATGATAATTATTGGAAATCCATCATCAGACAAGCTACTGTACAAGGTTATCTTACCAAAGATATAGAAACTTACGGCGTTCTGAAACTTTCTGACAAAGCAAAAAAATTCCTTTCTGGAAAAGAAACTCCAGAATTTTTGATTGCCGAAGATAGAGAATATGATTTGGCAGCAATTGCAGATGCAGAACAAGTACAGGTACAAGCTGGAGGTGGTCTTGACCAAAATCTTTTCGCTCAGTTAAAAGAATTGAGAAAAAAAGTAGCAAAAAAACATGGCATTCCACCTTACACGGTTTTCATGGATCCAAGTTTAGAAGACATGACCGTGCAATATCCTATTACAGTAGACGAAATTGCCAAAGTTTACGGAGTAGGTGAAGGAAAAGCTAAAAAATACGGAAAAGAATTTGCAGAATTCATCGCGAAATATGTAGAAGATAACAACATTGAGAGAACTCAAGACATGGTGCTAAAAACAGTCGCCAATAAGTCTTCTCACAAGGTTTTTATCATTCAAAATACCGACAAAAAAATAGATTTAGAAGACATTGCCAAGGCGAAACATCTGAGCATGGATGATTTGCTTTCTGAAATGGAATCTATTGTTTATCAAGGAACTAAACTCAATATAGATTATTACATAGAAGAAAATTTTGACGAAGATATTGTAGATGATTTTATGGATTTTATGAAAGAATCCGAAAGTGACTCTATGAAAGTTCTTTTGGCAGAATTTGGCGATGATTTAACTGATGAAGAAGTAAGAATGCTTAGAATCAAGTTTATTTCAGACGTAGCAAATTAA
- a CDS encoding KpsF/GutQ family sugar-phosphate isomerase codes for MEKIDIISLAKNAIAVEVTELESLKSRINEQFEKAVNIVNNSHGKLIVVGIGKSAHVGNKIVATLNSTGTPSQFLHAAEAIHGDLGVIQKNDVVLCISNSGNSPEVVYLLPFLKDYSAALIGMTGNLKSKLAEASDVVLDSSVKVEACPNKLAPTSSTTVQMAIGDALAVCLMELNNFKDQDFAKFHPGGSLGKNLTARVEQFVSEQRPLVEVNSSIKDVIFSISSSKHGITVVTDQEKIVGVITDGDLRRMLLKTENLTGILAKDLMSANPKTVDKNALAKEAMTVLKQNNIGQLIVTDNGNYFGIIDLHRLLDEGIN; via the coding sequence TTGGAAAAAATAGACATTATTAGCCTTGCCAAAAACGCTATTGCAGTAGAAGTTACTGAGTTAGAATCGCTTAAAAGTAGAATTAATGAACAATTCGAAAAAGCGGTAAACATAGTCAATAACTCTCATGGAAAACTGATTGTAGTAGGTATTGGTAAATCTGCACACGTAGGAAACAAAATAGTAGCTACGCTAAATTCCACAGGAACACCCTCGCAGTTTTTACATGCTGCGGAAGCGATTCACGGAGATTTAGGGGTGATACAAAAAAATGATGTAGTGCTTTGTATCTCAAATTCTGGAAATTCGCCAGAAGTTGTTTATTTACTGCCATTTTTGAAAGATTATTCCGCTGCTTTAATCGGGATGACAGGAAATCTAAAATCTAAATTGGCAGAAGCTTCTGATGTGGTCTTAGATTCTTCGGTAAAAGTGGAAGCTTGCCCAAATAAATTAGCGCCCACAAGTTCTACTACGGTTCAAATGGCAATTGGAGATGCATTGGCGGTTTGTTTAATGGAACTCAATAATTTCAAAGACCAAGATTTTGCCAAGTTTCACCCTGGTGGAAGTTTAGGAAAAAACTTAACGGCAAGAGTAGAACAATTCGTTTCTGAACAGAGACCTTTAGTTGAAGTAAATTCTAGTATAAAAGATGTAATTTTCTCTATTTCAAGTTCTAAGCATGGAATAACAGTGGTAACAGACCAAGAAAAAATAGTAGGTGTAATTACCGATGGAGATTTAAGAAGAATGCTTCTGAAAACAGAAAATCTTACTGGAATTTTAGCAAAAGATTTAATGTCTGCAAATCCGAAAACAGTTGACAAAAATGCGCTTGCAAAAGAAGCTATGACAGTTTTGAAACAAAATAATATAGGCCAACTGATTGTAACAGATAATGGAAATTATTTCGGAATTATAGATTTGCACAGATTGCTGGATGAAGGGATAAATTAG
- a CDS encoding MATE family efflux transporter codes for MKFLNKQFTQETLKLALPVMLTQVGQVSVNLFDNIIVGKLLGAKALAAVSLGNAMFFSIFIFGLGFSLAIPPLVSEAHSQHNHNRINSIFRHGFVVNIILAFVLMLLIFGIIPFLPYLNQPKEILPDMITFLSIVTLSIIPFMIFQTMREVSEGLSFTIGVTKATIFANIINVILNYVFIEHFKMGVAGSAWATFIARVAMMVFLYYVLIKEEKTRRYIKDFSLKIKNFSKEMFEKLIRLGFPTALQLFFEVTAFAGAAFICGLISAKDIAAHQIALSMASFTFNLCVGFSVASTVMIGRKLGEKDFVNLEKVGFNNLKIAFIFMLMCGLVFILGKDVLPTFFTKKEDIAVVELASQLMIIAALFQLSDGVQVTALGCLRGIQDVKIPSILTFIAYWVITIPLGYYLTVSMKMGAFGMWIALGIGLTISAVLLVIRFRNLSEKRIKAQSN; via the coding sequence ATGAAATTTCTCAATAAACAGTTTACGCAAGAAACCTTAAAACTTGCGCTCCCAGTAATGCTTACACAAGTAGGGCAAGTTTCTGTGAACTTGTTTGATAACATTATTGTAGGGAAACTTCTTGGTGCAAAAGCATTGGCTGCAGTTTCTCTTGGAAATGCTATGTTTTTCTCTATTTTCATCTTTGGATTAGGATTTTCACTTGCGATTCCGCCATTAGTTTCTGAAGCGCATTCGCAACATAATCACAACAGAATTAACAGTATTTTCCGACACGGGTTTGTGGTGAACATTATTTTAGCTTTTGTTTTAATGCTTTTGATATTTGGAATCATTCCTTTTCTTCCTTATTTGAATCAGCCAAAAGAAATTTTACCAGATATGATTACCTTTCTTTCCATCGTAACCTTGAGTATCATTCCATTTATGATCTTTCAAACGATGAGAGAAGTTTCAGAAGGGCTTTCTTTTACGATTGGGGTAACCAAAGCCACTATTTTCGCAAATATTATCAATGTTATTCTCAATTATGTTTTTATAGAACATTTTAAAATGGGAGTTGCAGGCTCAGCTTGGGCCACTTTTATTGCAAGAGTTGCTATGATGGTTTTCTTGTATTATGTATTGATAAAAGAAGAAAAAACGAGAAGATATATCAAAGATTTTTCATTAAAAATAAAGAATTTCAGCAAGGAAATGTTCGAAAAATTAATCAGATTGGGCTTTCCTACTGCATTGCAACTGTTTTTTGAGGTAACGGCTTTTGCTGGTGCTGCTTTTATCTGTGGATTGATTTCTGCAAAAGATATTGCTGCACATCAAATTGCGCTATCTATGGCGAGTTTCACTTTTAATCTTTGTGTAGGATTCAGTGTAGCTTCTACGGTAATGATTGGAAGAAAATTAGGCGAAAAAGATTTTGTAAACTTAGAAAAAGTAGGTTTTAACAATCTGAAAATCGCTTTTATCTTTATGCTGATGTGCGGATTGGTTTTTATTCTTGGAAAAGATGTTTTACCTACATTTTTCACCAAAAAAGAAGACATTGCTGTTGTAGAATTGGCGTCTCAATTGATGATTATAGCGGCATTATTTCAATTATCAGACGGTGTACAAGTAACCGCATTAGGTTGTCTCAGAGGAATACAAGATGTGAAAATCCCTTCTATTCTTACCTTTATTGCTTATTGGGTCATCACTATTCCATTAGGTTATTATCTGACGGTTTCTATGAAGATGGGTGCTTTCGGAATGTGGATTGCTCTAGGAATAGGACTTACCATTTCTGCAGTGCTTTTGGTGATAAGATTTAGAAATCTTTCGGAGAAAAGAATTAAAGCTCAATCTAACTAA
- a CDS encoding TonB-dependent receptor plug domain-containing protein, whose amino-acid sequence MVLSIKTKDIQEITFRGRGKPKNTDLTSLEISAKQAQVVASLSGGVEGLIKSLPSVNSNAELSSQYMVRGGNYDENLIYINDIEIYRPFLVRNSLQEGMSIINPDMVSMINFSAGGFEAKYGDKMSSALNIYYRQPSKTEISGEASLIGGRLSLGLASKNKKLSALFSGRYRNTNLVLNTLNEDTDFNPQYFDFQSYINYYINDKWSVSFLGYWSKNDYEMIPNYKEVDFGTVQQPIKLLVGYEGKEDDSYKNMMGTASITYKPSKKLSVTLDNFAYQNREREYYTIASGYLLQTFNPVTGDPNSSYDAGGQIDHARNDLLARTYGSQLRVKFSPDANTDIEVGAKMEKEMLKDLTNEWQLVDSLGYSTPRTYLNPGVLDASDLKLKYNISGNNEINPTRISGYAQFSKKLYWGENRVFINGGVRAQQWSFNKETLISPRAQFAIKPDWDADMLFRISGGVYYQAPYYKEIKDLDGTFNENIKAQKSIQLILANDYEFKMVERPFKLTTELYYKKMNDLIPYYIDNVRIRYSGKNNSEGYAYGIDTRLFGEFVPGVDSWISVSYARAKENIDGRGYIARPTDQRFRFSMFYQDYMPKFPSMKVNLTLLFASGLPNGASLFADPYEYTKTLPSYKRVDIGLEKVFIDQKDNKATGDFWRKCKELSLGVQIFNAFNINNTIANQWITDVNSSYIYPVPVRLTGRFFNVKLNFKF is encoded by the coding sequence ATGGTTCTTTCTATAAAAACTAAAGATATTCAAGAAATTACCTTTCGTGGAAGAGGAAAACCAAAGAATACAGATCTTACTTCTCTAGAAATTTCTGCAAAACAGGCACAGGTCGTTGCATCACTTTCAGGAGGTGTAGAAGGTTTGATTAAGTCTTTACCTTCGGTAAATTCTAATGCCGAACTATCATCACAGTACATGGTGAGAGGTGGTAATTATGATGAGAATTTAATTTACATTAATGATATTGAGATTTACAGACCATTTTTAGTTAGAAATTCTTTACAGGAAGGAATGAGTATCATCAATCCAGATATGGTTTCTATGATTAACTTTTCTGCAGGTGGTTTCGAAGCGAAATATGGTGATAAAATGAGTTCTGCGCTTAATATTTATTACAGACAACCTTCAAAAACGGAAATCTCTGGTGAAGCAAGTCTTATTGGCGGAAGATTATCATTAGGTTTAGCTTCTAAAAATAAGAAATTATCAGCTTTATTCTCAGGAAGATATAGAAACACCAATTTGGTTCTGAATACTTTAAATGAAGATACAGATTTTAATCCTCAATATTTTGATTTTCAATCGTATATAAATTATTACATCAATGATAAATGGTCAGTATCATTTTTAGGATACTGGTCAAAAAATGACTATGAAATGATTCCAAATTACAAAGAAGTAGATTTTGGAACCGTACAACAGCCTATAAAATTATTGGTGGGCTATGAAGGAAAAGAAGATGATTCTTATAAAAATATGATGGGAACTGCTTCTATTACTTATAAACCAAGCAAAAAATTAAGTGTTACACTAGATAATTTTGCCTATCAAAATAGAGAAAGAGAATATTATACCATTGCTTCGGGTTATTTATTGCAAACCTTTAATCCTGTGACTGGAGACCCAAATTCTAGTTATGATGCGGGCGGACAAATAGATCATGCAAGAAACGATTTATTGGCAAGAACTTATGGAAGTCAATTGAGAGTTAAATTTTCACCTGATGCCAATACAGATATAGAAGTAGGTGCAAAAATGGAAAAAGAAATGCTTAAAGATCTTACGAATGAATGGCAATTGGTAGATTCTTTAGGTTACAGCACACCAAGAACTTATTTGAATCCTGGAGTTTTAGACGCTTCTGATTTAAAATTGAAATACAATATTTCTGGAAATAATGAAATCAATCCTACGAGAATTTCTGGTTATGCACAGTTTTCTAAAAAGTTGTATTGGGGAGAAAACAGAGTGTTCATTAACGGTGGGGTAAGAGCGCAACAATGGAGTTTCAATAAAGAAACTTTAATTTCGCCAAGAGCACAGTTCGCAATAAAACCAGATTGGGATGCAGATATGCTTTTCAGAATTTCGGGAGGAGTTTATTATCAAGCGCCTTATTACAAAGAAATCAAAGATTTAGACGGAACATTTAACGAAAATATTAAAGCTCAAAAATCAATTCAACTTATTTTAGCGAATGATTATGAGTTCAAAATGGTTGAGCGACCATTTAAGCTGACCACAGAATTATATTACAAAAAAATGAATGACTTAATTCCGTATTATATTGATAATGTTAGGATTAGATATTCAGGAAAAAATAATTCTGAAGGTTATGCTTATGGAATAGATACTAGATTATTTGGAGAATTTGTTCCAGGTGTAGATTCTTGGATTTCTGTAAGTTATGCCAGAGCAAAAGAAAATATTGATGGAAGAGGCTACATTGCAAGACCAACTGACCAAAGATTTAGATTTTCTATGTTTTATCAGGATTACATGCCGAAATTCCCTAGCATGAAAGTAAATCTTACTTTATTATTTGCAAGTGGTTTACCAAATGGAGCTTCGTTATTTGCAGACCCTTATGAATACACCAAAACTTTACCTTCTTATAAACGTGTTGACATTGGTTTAGAAAAAGTTTTTATCGACCAAAAAGACAATAAAGCAACGGGTGATTTCTGGAGAAAATGCAAAGAATTATCATTAGGCGTGCAAATATTCAATGCTTTTAATATAAACAATACTATTGCTAACCAATGGATTACCGACGTTAATTCAAGTTATATTTATCCAGTTCCTGTAAGATTAACCGGTAGATTTTTTAATGTAAAATTGAATTTTAAATTTTAG
- the tatC gene encoding twin-arginine translocase subunit TatC, producing the protein MAEEKEMSFLGHIGELRSHLIRCIIAIIIGALIVGFNINWIMDHVFFAPTKNDFITFRVINHYSQEFFGHESFVLPDTFQVQQKKLLQQFDVMMSVSIFGGMVLALPYIIWELWRFISPALHPRERKNSSFVINFIWILFIIGALVGYFLILPLAINFGLLFTISDSITQLFDLSDYTTLFLQVVLGMGLVFLFPVVVYFLTTIGILTPVFLKTYRRHAIVVIMVVAAIVTPADVFSMLAAAFPLLVLYEFSVLMSIYVYKKIQKAEQKELAKRNS; encoded by the coding sequence ATGGCAGAAGAGAAAGAAATGTCCTTTTTAGGACACATAGGTGAACTAAGATCGCATCTTATTCGTTGTATTATCGCAATAATTATTGGAGCTTTAATTGTAGGTTTCAATATTAACTGGATTATGGATCATGTGTTTTTTGCACCTACCAAAAATGATTTTATTACTTTTAGAGTTATCAATCATTATTCTCAAGAGTTTTTTGGCCACGAAAGTTTCGTTTTGCCAGATACGTTTCAAGTTCAACAGAAAAAATTATTGCAACAGTTTGATGTAATGATGTCTGTTTCTATATTTGGAGGAATGGTTCTTGCGCTTCCTTATATTATTTGGGAATTGTGGAGATTTATTAGTCCAGCACTTCATCCTAGAGAAAGAAAAAATTCTTCATTTGTGATTAATTTCATTTGGATTCTTTTTATTATTGGTGCATTAGTAGGATATTTTCTTATCCTTCCATTGGCAATTAATTTCGGATTATTGTTTACCATTTCAGATTCTATTACACAATTATTTGACTTATCAGACTACACTACTCTATTCTTGCAAGTGGTTTTAGGAATGGGATTGGTTTTCTTATTTCCAGTAGTCGTTTATTTTTTAACAACGATAGGAATTTTAACGCCTGTATTTTTGAAAACTTACAGAAGACATGCGATTGTAGTTATTATGGTAGTTGCCGCCATTGTAACACCGGCAGATGTTTTCAGTATGTTGGCCGCAGCATTTCCGCTTTTGGTTTTGTATGAATTTAGTGTTTTAATGAGCATTTATGTTTACAAAAAAATTCAAAAAGCAGAACAAAAAGAATTAGCCAAAAGAAACTCATAA